The following proteins come from a genomic window of Streptomyces sp. NBC_01716:
- the crtI gene encoding phytoene desaturase family protein, translated as MRTVDGPTDHVVVVGAGLAGLSAALHLLGAGRAVTVVERGTCPGGRAGYLERGGYLIDTGPTVLTMPGLIEEAFAAVGDKLADRVDLIPLHPAYRARFADGGALDVHTGADAMAAEVERFAGAREADGYRRLRRWLEKLYAVQMRRFIDANFDSPLRLLHPDLVRLAALGGFGRLDARVGSFLSDERLRRIFSFQALYAGVPPAKALAAYAVIAYMDTVAGVYFPRGGMHALPRAMAEAAADAGADFHYGHDVTRLERSGGGAGGRSGRGSGAGSHTGSGERITAVITGRGDDQVRIPCDAVVLTPDLPATYRLLGRRPYRTVPLRFSPSAVVLHAGTDRTWPALGHHTISFGQAWKGTFRELTHTGSLMSDPSLLITRPTATDPSLAPPGRHLHYILAPCPNTRTGPGAQEWADLGPRYRDSLLTELERRGLDGLGAAIEEECLVTPADWAAEGHAAGTPFSAAHTFAQTGPFRPRNLVRGTTNAVLAGCGTTPGVGVPTVLISGKLAAARVTGTGTGPAGRGTVRVPKGRRA; from the coding sequence ATGAGGACCGTCGACGGGCCGACCGACCATGTCGTCGTGGTCGGTGCCGGGCTCGCCGGGCTCTCCGCCGCGCTGCATCTCCTCGGCGCCGGACGCGCCGTCACCGTCGTGGAACGCGGCACCTGTCCGGGCGGCCGGGCCGGGTACCTCGAACGCGGCGGCTACCTGATCGACACCGGCCCCACCGTCCTCACCATGCCCGGCCTCATCGAGGAGGCCTTCGCCGCCGTCGGCGACAAGCTCGCCGACCGGGTCGACCTCATCCCCCTGCACCCCGCCTACCGGGCCAGGTTCGCCGACGGCGGCGCGCTCGACGTCCACACCGGCGCCGACGCGATGGCCGCCGAGGTCGAGCGCTTCGCGGGCGCCCGTGAGGCGGACGGTTACCGCCGGCTGCGCCGCTGGCTGGAGAAGCTGTACGCGGTACAGATGCGGCGTTTCATCGACGCCAACTTCGACTCGCCGCTGCGACTGCTCCACCCCGACCTCGTGCGTCTCGCGGCACTCGGCGGCTTCGGCCGCCTGGACGCCCGCGTCGGGTCGTTCCTCTCGGACGAACGCCTGCGCCGGATCTTCTCCTTCCAGGCCCTGTACGCGGGAGTCCCGCCCGCCAAGGCCCTGGCCGCGTACGCCGTCATCGCCTACATGGACACCGTCGCCGGGGTCTACTTCCCGCGAGGCGGCATGCACGCCCTGCCCCGAGCCATGGCGGAGGCGGCGGCGGACGCGGGCGCCGACTTCCATTACGGCCACGACGTCACGCGCCTGGAACGGTCGGGCGGGGGAGCCGGAGGCAGATCCGGAAGGGGATCCGGAGCGGGATCCCACACGGGATCGGGCGAGCGGATCACGGCCGTCATCACCGGCCGGGGCGACGACCAGGTACGCATCCCCTGCGATGCGGTCGTCCTCACACCCGACCTGCCGGCCACCTACCGCCTGCTCGGCAGACGGCCCTACCGTACGGTCCCGCTGCGGTTCTCGCCGTCCGCGGTGGTCCTGCACGCGGGCACCGACCGCACCTGGCCCGCGCTCGGCCACCACACCATCTCGTTCGGACAGGCCTGGAAGGGCACATTCAGGGAACTGACCCACACCGGGAGCCTCATGAGCGACCCCTCACTGCTCATTACCCGCCCCACAGCCACCGACCCCTCCCTCGCCCCGCCGGGCCGTCACCTCCACTACATCCTGGCGCCCTGCCCCAACACCCGTACCGGGCCCGGCGCCCAGGAGTGGGCGGACCTCGGCCCCCGCTATCGCGACAGCCTCCTCACCGAGCTCGAACGGCGCGGACTGGACGGACTCGGCGCCGCCATCGAGGAGGAGTGCCTGGTCACGCCCGCCGACTGGGCCGCCGAAGGGCACGCGGCGGGCACGCCCTTCTCCGCAGCCCACACGTTCGCGCAGACCGGCCCCTTCCGCCCGCGCAACCTGGTGCGCGGCACCACGAACGCCGTGCTCGCCGGCTGCGGCACCACACCCGGAGTCGGCGTCCCCACCGTCCTGATCTCCGGCAAGCTCGCCGCCGCCCGCGTCACGGGCACCGGCACCGGCCCCGCCGGCCGGGGGACCGTCCGCGTACCGAAAGGACGGCGCGCATGA
- a CDS encoding MFS transporter codes for MPQRTTRGFSVGYLGAAVVFAIGMLGTTLPTPLYGLYREELGFSEFMVTVVFAVYAFGVIAVLLLAGNFSDQVGRRPVLFIGLGLSVASAVCFLSEGGLPLLFAGRLLSGFAAGLFSGAATATVMELAPPGRAARAGLAATAANMGGLGCGPLLAGLLAEYAPLPLRLPFAAALGLAIVGMVLTWFLPEPVEHPTRRPRPRPQGLKVPPQVRGIFAPAALAAFAGFALLGLCTAVTPTFIATTLGEPNLAVSGATVFSVFLASTVGQSLMSRVGAARALPGGSLVLVAGVLLVGTSLFVESLALLVVGVICAGLGQGLAFRAAITTIGAAAPQESRGGTISTFFVVAYVGISLPVIGIGALTLLVSLRVSGLIFTGCVAVLAACVGLYELRELRVRRKAGAASDG; via the coding sequence ATGCCGCAGCGCACCACGCGAGGATTCTCGGTCGGATATCTCGGTGCCGCGGTCGTCTTCGCGATCGGCATGCTGGGTACGACGCTGCCCACCCCGCTGTACGGGCTCTACCGCGAGGAGCTCGGCTTCTCCGAGTTCATGGTGACCGTGGTCTTCGCCGTCTACGCCTTCGGGGTCATCGCCGTGCTGCTGCTGGCGGGCAACTTCTCCGACCAGGTCGGCCGCCGGCCTGTTCTCTTCATCGGGCTCGGGCTCTCCGTCGCCAGCGCCGTGTGCTTCCTGTCCGAGGGCGGACTGCCCCTGCTGTTCGCGGGACGCCTCCTGTCGGGCTTCGCGGCCGGGCTGTTCAGTGGCGCCGCCACCGCCACCGTGATGGAGCTGGCGCCGCCGGGCCGTGCGGCGCGCGCGGGGCTGGCCGCCACGGCGGCGAACATGGGCGGGCTGGGATGCGGTCCGCTGCTCGCGGGGCTCCTCGCGGAGTACGCGCCGCTGCCGCTGCGGCTGCCGTTCGCCGCGGCACTGGGGCTGGCGATCGTGGGCATGGTCCTGACGTGGTTCCTGCCCGAGCCGGTCGAGCACCCGACACGGCGGCCGAGGCCGCGTCCGCAGGGCCTGAAGGTGCCACCGCAGGTACGCGGGATCTTCGCGCCGGCGGCGCTGGCCGCATTCGCCGGTTTCGCTCTGCTGGGGCTGTGCACGGCGGTGACGCCGACATTCATCGCGACCACCCTCGGCGAGCCCAATCTCGCGGTGTCGGGCGCCACCGTGTTCTCCGTCTTCCTGGCCTCCACCGTCGGACAGTCCCTGATGAGCCGGGTGGGCGCGGCCAGGGCGCTGCCGGGCGGCAGCCTGGTGCTGGTGGCGGGGGTCCTGCTGGTGGGCACGTCCCTGTTCGTGGAGTCGCTGGCACTGCTGGTGGTCGGCGTGATCTGCGCCGGGCTCGGTCAGGGGCTGGCGTTCCGCGCGGCCATCACGACCATCGGCGCGGCGGCGCCGCAGGAGTCGCGTGGCGGCACGATCTCGACCTTCTTCGTCGTCGCGTACGTCGGCATCTCCCTGCCGGTGATCGGGATCGGCGCGCTGACGCTGCTGGTGAGCCTGCGGGTCTCGGGACTGATCTTCACTGGGTGCGTGGCGGTGCTGGCGGCGTGTGTCGGGCTGTACGAGCTCCGCGAGCTGCGGGTACGGCGGAAGGCCGGTGCGGCGTCAGACGGCTGA
- a CDS encoding class I SAM-dependent methyltransferase — protein sequence MTLLHDAELSAAFDHAALAYDRLVAVNPGYHAHLRRSARRLRLPRGGAGLRLLDLGCGTGASTAALLTAAPHAGIVAVDASAGMLERAATKPWPTGVSFVHAPVEGLAEAGVTGPFDAVFAAYLFRNVTDPDRTLALVRSLLAPGGRIGVHEYALGGRAVDRAVWTAVCKGVVLPAGRLAGDADLYRHLWRSVVEFDTASAFGDRLRRAGFADVRVLPVPGWQTGIAHTFLGRRGSR from the coding sequence ATGACGCTCCTTCACGACGCGGAACTCTCCGCCGCCTTCGACCACGCCGCACTCGCCTACGACCGGCTGGTCGCCGTCAACCCCGGCTACCACGCGCACCTCAGGCGCTCCGCGCGGCGCCTGCGGCTGCCCCGTGGTGGCGCCGGGCTCCGGCTGCTCGACCTGGGCTGCGGGACCGGCGCGTCGACGGCCGCGCTGCTGACGGCCGCCCCGCACGCCGGGATCGTCGCGGTGGACGCGTCGGCCGGGATGCTGGAGCGAGCGGCCACCAAGCCGTGGCCCACCGGCGTCTCGTTCGTCCACGCACCCGTGGAGGGGCTGGCGGAGGCGGGCGTCACCGGTCCGTTCGACGCGGTCTTCGCCGCGTATCTCTTCCGGAACGTCACCGACCCGGACCGGACACTCGCCCTCGTACGGTCCCTGCTCGCGCCGGGCGGCCGGATCGGTGTGCACGAGTACGCGCTCGGTGGACGGGCCGTGGACCGCGCGGTCTGGACGGCCGTGTGCAAGGGCGTCGTCCTTCCCGCCGGGCGGCTCGCCGGTGACGCGGACCTCTACCGTCATCTGTGGCGCAGCGTCGTCGAGTTCGACACCGCCTCGGCGTTCGGCGACCGGCTGCGGCGCGCCGGGTTCGCGGACGTCCGGGTACTGCCGGTGCCGGGCTGGCAGACGGGCATCGCGCACACGTTCCTGGGCCGACGGGGCTCGCGGTGA
- a CDS encoding FAD-dependent oxidoreductase, which translates to MTARQGLGRSERAGPRRGRDRSARVVRPAPGRDRFGADAPAVAVVGGGIAGLAAATALAERGAGVTLYERERGLGGRLGGWPITLADGSAATMSRGFHAFFRQYYNLRGLLRRADPGLRTLTGLPDYPLRHSGGAYDSFARVPRTPPWSALGFVALSPTFGWRDLGRMDPRAALPLLDVRVPEVYEELDKVSAQDFLSGIRFPEAARHLAFEVFSRSFFSDPAELSAAELVLMFHIYFLGSSEGLLFDVPDAPFPTALWEPLGSYLAGHGVESRTGEAVEEVSPAAGGGLTVTAGGRPRRYDAVVLALDSGGLRQVVADSPQLCDAGWRARIGRLREAPPFLVSRLWLDRPVSADRPGFLGTSGFGGLDNVSVLDRWEGEAARWASRTGGSVIELHAYAVAPGADRDLQQRLLVEQLHRVYPETRNARTVDARHEWRSDCPLFPVGGYGDRPTVRTPDPDVVVAGDVVRTDLPVALMERAATTGFLAANALLERWGVRGQTLWTVPDRGRSPGLRALVRLARY; encoded by the coding sequence GTGACCGCCCGGCAGGGGCTGGGCCGGAGCGAGCGGGCCGGCCCGCGCCGGGGCCGGGACCGGAGCGCCCGGGTGGTACGGCCGGCGCCGGGGCGGGACCGGTTCGGCGCCGACGCGCCTGCCGTCGCGGTCGTCGGGGGCGGTATCGCGGGGCTCGCCGCCGCGACCGCGCTCGCGGAGCGCGGAGCGGGCGTGACGCTGTACGAGCGCGAGCGGGGCCTCGGCGGGCGTCTGGGCGGGTGGCCCATCACGCTGGCGGACGGTTCGGCGGCCACCATGAGCCGCGGCTTCCATGCCTTCTTCCGGCAGTACTACAACCTCCGGGGCCTGCTCCGGAGGGCCGATCCCGGCCTCCGCACGCTGACCGGGCTGCCGGACTATCCGCTCCGGCACAGCGGTGGCGCGTACGACAGTTTCGCGCGCGTTCCGCGTACGCCGCCGTGGAGCGCCCTGGGATTCGTCGCGCTCAGCCCCACGTTCGGATGGCGGGACCTCGGCCGGATGGATCCGAGGGCCGCGCTGCCGCTTCTCGATGTGCGGGTGCCCGAGGTGTACGAGGAGTTGGACAAGGTCAGCGCCCAGGACTTCCTGTCGGGCATCCGCTTTCCGGAGGCGGCGCGGCATCTCGCGTTCGAGGTGTTCTCCCGCAGCTTCTTCTCCGATCCCGCCGAACTGTCCGCGGCCGAACTGGTGTTGATGTTCCACATCTACTTCCTGGGGTCGAGCGAGGGTCTGCTCTTCGACGTACCGGACGCGCCCTTCCCCACCGCTCTGTGGGAGCCGCTGGGCTCGTATCTCGCGGGGCACGGCGTCGAGTCGCGTACCGGCGAGGCGGTGGAGGAGGTGTCACCGGCGGCCGGCGGTGGACTGACGGTGACGGCGGGTGGTCGGCCACGGCGGTACGACGCCGTGGTGCTCGCGCTGGACAGCGGTGGACTGCGTCAAGTGGTCGCGGATTCGCCGCAGTTGTGCGACGCGGGGTGGCGGGCGCGGATCGGGCGGCTGCGCGAGGCCCCGCCGTTCCTGGTGTCGCGGCTGTGGCTGGACCGCCCGGTGTCCGCCGACCGGCCGGGTTTCCTCGGCACGAGTGGGTTCGGCGGGCTCGACAACGTGAGTGTGCTGGACCGCTGGGAGGGCGAGGCCGCGCGGTGGGCGAGCCGGACCGGCGGCTCGGTGATCGAGCTGCACGCGTACGCCGTCGCTCCCGGCGCCGACCGGGATCTCCAACAGAGGCTGCTGGTCGAGCAGTTGCACCGGGTCTATCCCGAGACGCGGAACGCGCGGACCGTCGACGCGCGGCACGAGTGGCGGTCGGACTGCCCGCTGTTCCCGGTGGGCGGTTACGGCGACCGGCCCACCGTCCGTACGCCCGACCCGGACGTCGTGGTGGCGGGCGACGTCGTCCGTACGGACCTGCCGGTGGCGCTCATGGAACGGGCCGCGACCACAGGCTTCCTGGCCGCCAACGCGCTGCTGGAGCGGTGGGGCGTACGCGGCCAGACGCTGTGGACGGTACCGGACAGGGGCCGGTCACCCGGACTGCGCGCGCTGGTACGGCTGGCCCGGTACTGA
- a CDS encoding lycopene cyclase family protein, producing the protein MRETDVIVVGAGAAGLSLAYRLCTPPPGHPVPDVTLVDAPAGPLRPPERTWCFWETSPGDFDSALTAEWDSLRVRGRDGSATVGRPAPFRYKMLRSGSFEALLARRLDGTGAPRRVAARVDDIRDLASGHGTGAEVTGVAADGSELTLRGRWVFDSRPPRALPPARTTLLQHFRGWFVRTDRPVFDPATADLMDFRTPQPAHGLSFGYVLPTNAYEALVEYTEFSRAVLDDAGYARALRQYTERVLGLGSFEVTATEQGVIPMTDGRFPRRGGRSVFRIGTAGGATRPSTGYTFAAVQRQARAVAGAFHAGRVPEPPPAYSARAGAMDAVLLRGLDSGRVDGAAFFEGLFRRVPMERLLRFLDGDTRPYEDFTIGLRTPVGPMLRTVAELPWLRHRRAGAS; encoded by the coding sequence GTGCGGGAGACGGACGTGATCGTCGTCGGTGCGGGTGCGGCCGGTCTCTCCCTCGCGTACCGGCTCTGCACCCCGCCCCCCGGCCACCCGGTTCCCGATGTGACCCTGGTCGACGCTCCTGCCGGTCCCTTGAGACCGCCCGAGCGGACCTGGTGCTTCTGGGAGACCTCCCCCGGCGACTTCGACAGCGCGCTGACCGCCGAGTGGGACTCGCTGCGCGTACGGGGACGGGACGGTTCCGCGACTGTCGGGCGGCCCGCTCCGTTCCGCTACAAGATGCTGCGTTCCGGCTCCTTCGAAGCCCTCCTGGCCCGGCGGCTGGACGGGACCGGGGCGCCGCGCCGGGTGGCGGCCCGCGTCGACGACATCAGGGACCTGGCATCCGGCCACGGCACCGGCGCCGAGGTGACCGGCGTCGCCGCAGACGGGAGTGAGCTGACACTGCGGGGCCGCTGGGTGTTCGACTCACGTCCGCCCCGCGCGCTGCCACCCGCGCGGACGACCCTGCTCCAGCACTTCCGTGGCTGGTTCGTCCGGACCGACCGGCCGGTGTTCGATCCCGCGACCGCCGATCTGATGGACTTCCGGACCCCGCAGCCCGCGCACGGACTGTCATTCGGATACGTCCTGCCGACGAACGCGTACGAGGCGCTGGTCGAATACACCGAGTTCTCCCGCGCGGTGCTGGACGACGCGGGCTACGCGCGGGCGCTCAGGCAGTACACCGAGCGGGTCCTGGGACTCGGCTCCTTCGAGGTGACCGCGACCGAGCAGGGTGTCATCCCGATGACCGACGGACGCTTTCCGCGCCGGGGTGGCCGTTCGGTGTTCCGTATCGGGACCGCCGGCGGTGCCACCCGCCCGTCGACGGGCTACACCTTCGCAGCGGTACAACGTCAGGCGAGGGCCGTCGCCGGCGCGTTCCACGCCGGACGGGTGCCCGAGCCGCCGCCCGCCTACTCGGCGCGGGCCGGAGCGATGGACGCCGTTCTGCTGCGGGGGCTGGACAGCGGGCGGGTCGACGGCGCCGCGTTCTTCGAGGGGCTGTTCCGGCGCGTACCGATGGAGCGGCTGCTCCGTTTCCTGGACGGCGACACCCGGCCGTACGAGGACTTCACGATCGGCCTGCGCACCCCGGTCGGGCCGATGCTGCGCACCGTCGCCGAACTGCCGTGGCTGCGGCACCGGCGGGCCGGGGCTTCATGA
- a CDS encoding phytoene/squalene synthase family protein, protein MTERELDAAGIADPALRAAYARCRRLNARHGKTYFLATRLLPVERRPAVHALYGFARWADDIVDGLEHPATTTAERTGQLDVLQARLEDGLRSGRSREPVVVALAHTAASYGIDHRLFTAFMAAMRSDLTVTDYATYDDLCGYMYGSAAVIGLQMLPVLGTVVPREEAAPHAAALGVAFQLTNFVRDVGEDLDRGRIYLPADLLAADGVDRELLEWSRTTGARDPRITAATKAAVALTRGVYRRAAAGLAMLDPLSRPCIRAAFVLYGGILDAVADDGYAVLHRRAVVPRRRRAAVAVDGLVRVAAARTRVVARVPRTPTAPTGVRPTRARPGAVHEKVA, encoded by the coding sequence ATGACCGAACGCGAACTCGACGCCGCCGGCATCGCCGACCCCGCACTGCGCGCCGCCTACGCGCGGTGCCGCCGGCTCAACGCCCGGCACGGCAAGACCTACTTCCTCGCCACCCGCCTCCTGCCGGTGGAACGCCGGCCCGCCGTGCACGCCCTCTACGGCTTCGCCCGCTGGGCCGACGACATCGTCGACGGCCTCGAACACCCCGCCACGACCACCGCCGAGCGGACCGGCCAACTGGATGTACTACAGGCGCGGTTGGAGGACGGGCTGCGCTCGGGCCGCAGCCGCGAACCGGTGGTCGTGGCGCTCGCGCACACCGCGGCGAGCTATGGAATCGACCACCGGCTCTTCACCGCCTTCATGGCCGCCATGCGCAGCGACCTGACGGTCACGGACTACGCAACCTACGACGACCTGTGCGGTTACATGTACGGCTCGGCCGCTGTGATCGGCCTTCAGATGCTGCCCGTGCTCGGCACCGTGGTCCCCCGCGAGGAAGCGGCCCCGCACGCCGCCGCGCTGGGTGTCGCCTTCCAACTGACCAACTTCGTCAGGGACGTCGGCGAAGACCTGGACCGCGGCCGGATCTATCTGCCCGCGGACCTGCTCGCCGCCGACGGGGTCGACCGTGAGCTCCTGGAGTGGAGCCGTACCACCGGCGCCCGTGACCCGCGGATCACCGCCGCGACCAAGGCCGCCGTCGCCCTGACCCGCGGGGTGTACCGGCGGGCGGCGGCCGGGCTCGCCATGCTCGACCCGCTGTCCCGGCCCTGCATCCGCGCGGCGTTCGTCCTGTACGGGGGGATCCTCGACGCCGTCGCCGACGACGGGTACGCCGTGCTGCACCGCCGTGCCGTCGTGCCACGCCGGCGGCGGGCCGCCGTGGCTGTCGACGGTCTCGTACGGGTGGCGGCGGCCCGGACGAGGGTCGTGGCGCGGGTGCCCCGTACGCCGACGGCACCCACGGGCGTACGGCCGACGCGGGCCCGTCCGGGGGCAGTACACGAAAAGGTGGCGTGA
- a CDS encoding GNAT family N-acetyltransferase, whose product MIVRLAREEDLSGYLYLAGQVEHWFGPMVGDPGFSGAVLEHIRDSKALVAVDQERAGQQPLLGGLLFGADAPVFHLHWLVVAEQARGRGVGAALTADAMKRFVTGPGTVEVVTFGADHPGAVTSGARVFYERLGFSPAEATDPGPDGGSRQVFRLAVS is encoded by the coding sequence ATGATCGTAAGACTCGCGCGGGAGGAAGATCTGTCGGGCTATCTCTACCTGGCCGGACAGGTGGAGCACTGGTTCGGGCCCATGGTCGGTGACCCCGGCTTCAGCGGCGCCGTCCTTGAGCACATCCGTGATTCGAAAGCTCTCGTCGCCGTCGACCAGGAGCGAGCCGGGCAACAGCCCCTGCTCGGCGGTCTGTTGTTCGGGGCCGACGCGCCGGTCTTTCACCTTCACTGGCTCGTTGTCGCCGAGCAGGCGCGTGGTCGGGGGGTCGGTGCTGCGTTGACCGCCGATGCGATGAAGCGGTTCGTCACGGGTCCCGGGACCGTCGAGGTGGTCACCTTCGGAGCGGACCATCCCGGAGCGGTCACCAGCGGCGCCCGGGTCTTCTACGAGCGGCTGGGCTTCAGCCCCGCCGAGGCGACCGACCCCGGCCCGGACGGCGGCTCACGCCAGGTCTTCCGACTGGCCGTCAGCTGA
- a CDS encoding DUF5914 domain-containing protein, whose protein sequence is MSARPAGGGRRGRYPLKLRRGAVNWARQEPGWREARPGVIAAALQRALARPSGNWYVVGAARDIRPGRAVGRTVAGVELVLWRDESGKLVAGPGACPHLGAPLKDSRVHCGTLICHWHGLTLGGGPFAGWEPFPAYDDGVLAWVRLDLAGGGSPLDRPVVPPRPEAAGSVDAVYTGFGACEPEDVVANRLDPWHGAWLHPYSFVDLTVLSTPEDGDGFAVDVSFKVAGRAVVPVRAVFTAPEPRTVVMRITEGEGRGSVVETHATPLGHDDRGRPRTAVVEAVVASSDRPGFAAARAAAPALRPLMRAVSGRLWRDDLAYAERRWHLRSTGRFPG, encoded by the coding sequence GTGAGCGCTCGGCCCGCGGGTGGCGGGAGGCGTGGGCGGTACCCGCTGAAGCTGCGCCGGGGTGCCGTCAACTGGGCTCGACAGGAGCCCGGTTGGCGCGAGGCCCGGCCGGGCGTCATCGCCGCCGCGTTGCAACGCGCGCTCGCCCGGCCGTCCGGCAACTGGTACGTCGTCGGGGCCGCCCGCGACATACGCCCCGGCCGCGCTGTCGGCCGGACCGTCGCGGGAGTCGAACTGGTCCTGTGGCGCGACGAGTCGGGGAAGCTGGTGGCCGGCCCGGGTGCCTGTCCCCACCTCGGCGCGCCCCTCAAGGACAGCCGGGTGCACTGCGGCACGCTCATCTGCCACTGGCACGGACTCACCCTGGGCGGTGGGCCGTTCGCGGGCTGGGAGCCCTTCCCCGCCTACGACGACGGGGTGTTGGCCTGGGTACGGCTCGACCTCGCGGGCGGCGGGAGCCCGTTGGACCGGCCGGTCGTCCCGCCCCGGCCCGAGGCGGCCGGATCCGTGGACGCCGTCTACACCGGTTTCGGTGCGTGCGAGCCCGAGGACGTGGTGGCCAACCGGCTCGACCCCTGGCACGGCGCCTGGCTGCACCCGTACTCCTTCGTGGATCTCACGGTCCTGTCGACCCCGGAGGACGGTGACGGTTTCGCCGTGGACGTCTCCTTCAAGGTCGCCGGGCGCGCTGTGGTGCCTGTGCGCGCTGTCTTCACGGCGCCGGAGCCGCGCACGGTCGTCATGCGGATCACGGAGGGCGAGGGCCGGGGCTCGGTTGTGGAGACCCATGCCACCCCGCTGGGCCACGACGACCGGGGCCGCCCGCGAACCGCCGTGGTCGAGGCGGTCGTCGCGTCCTCCGACCGTCCGGGCTTCGCCGCCGCCCGCGCCGCCGCCCCCGCACTGCGCCCACTGATGCGCGCGGTGTCGGGCCGCCTGTGGCGCGACGACCTGGCGTACGCGGAACGCCGCTGGCACCTGCGCAGCACGGGTCGCTTCCCGGGCTAG
- a CDS encoding putative glycolipid-binding domain-containing protein, translating to MTTFVPPPATAAWTHEHARQGFEVVYFRPSGDGRHIVGCTTAVEDGRTWTVDYDITLDADWVTRRAVVTGRSEGGTRSTVLQADGEGHWQVDGAAAPQLDGCLDVDLESSAMTNTLPVHRFRLAVGASAEAPAAYVRALDLSVERLEQDYRRVADEGSRQAYDYSAAVFDFRCRLVYDEAGLVLTYPGIATRAA from the coding sequence GTGACCACCTTCGTACCACCTCCGGCGACCGCCGCATGGACGCACGAGCACGCGCGTCAGGGCTTTGAGGTCGTGTACTTCCGGCCTTCGGGCGACGGGCGGCACATCGTCGGGTGCACCACCGCCGTCGAGGACGGCCGGACCTGGACCGTGGACTACGACATCACCCTGGACGCCGACTGGGTGACCCGCCGGGCCGTCGTCACCGGGCGGTCCGAGGGCGGGACCCGCTCGACGGTGCTCCAGGCCGACGGCGAGGGCCACTGGCAGGTGGACGGGGCGGCGGCGCCCCAGCTCGACGGGTGTCTGGATGTCGATCTGGAGTCCTCGGCGATGACCAACACCCTTCCCGTGCACCGTTTCCGGCTGGCGGTCGGCGCCTCGGCGGAGGCGCCGGCCGCGTACGTGCGCGCGCTCGACCTCTCCGTCGAGCGGCTGGAGCAGGACTACCGGCGCGTCGCCGACGAGGGGTCGCGGCAGGCTTACGACTACTCGGCCGCCGTCTTCGACTTCCGCTGCCGGCTGGTCTACGACGAGGCGGGTCTGGTGCTCACGTACCCGGGGATCGCCACCCGAGCGGCGTAG
- a CDS encoding DUF6234 family protein yields the protein MNDLPVAPPAFDGSVKPRTERGPDIGASCALVFLELLAVAVIVVLWPFFDHFDLDPATSVDSISIWRYLPALGGVGLVAFAAAVIASRARAIVTAVSQGAMALLIALAFFAGVALQAHEDARNRPVPAPTGPVGCRSGGDNSECAGYGG from the coding sequence ATGAATGACCTGCCCGTCGCGCCCCCGGCCTTCGACGGCTCGGTGAAGCCCCGCACGGAGCGCGGCCCCGACATCGGTGCCTCCTGCGCGCTGGTCTTCCTTGAGCTGCTCGCCGTGGCCGTGATCGTCGTTCTGTGGCCCTTCTTCGACCATTTCGACCTCGATCCGGCCACCAGTGTCGATTCAATATCCATCTGGCGCTATCTGCCCGCCCTCGGCGGAGTCGGCCTCGTGGCGTTCGCCGCCGCCGTCATCGCGTCCCGCGCGCGAGCGATCGTGACCGCCGTGAGCCAGGGCGCGATGGCCTTGCTCATCGCTCTCGCCTTCTTCGCCGGAGTCGCCCTCCAGGCCCACGAGGACGCGCGGAATCGCCCCGTTCCCGCGCCGACCGGGCCCGTGGGCTGCCGCAGCGGTGGCGACAACAGCGAGTGCGCGGGGTACGGCGGTTAG
- a CDS encoding SAM-dependent methyltransferase, whose protein sequence is MTSGTPKPQIDTSKPHSARVYDYYLGGKDNYPVDRELAEKLAKGAQRGAQINREFMHRAVAWAARSGIDQFLDIGTGIPTEPNLHQIVQKIVPAARIVYADNDPIVLRHAEALLVSTPEGATGYLHTDVRQPREVLEHAGGSLDFGRPVALSLVAVLHFLGDDDDPYGVTRTLVDALPSGSLLIISHGTADFLDPEQAKKITGTYRSGGITLRPRTRAEVERFFDGLDLVEPGLVRAPEWYKDTPAPANEESGFYVGAARVR, encoded by the coding sequence ATGACCTCAGGCACCCCCAAGCCCCAGATCGACACCAGCAAGCCCCATTCCGCCCGGGTGTACGACTACTACCTCGGCGGCAAGGACAACTACCCGGTCGACCGGGAGCTGGCGGAGAAACTGGCCAAGGGGGCGCAGCGCGGGGCGCAGATCAACCGGGAGTTCATGCACCGTGCCGTGGCCTGGGCGGCCAGGAGCGGTATCGACCAGTTCCTCGACATCGGCACCGGGATACCCACCGAGCCCAACCTGCACCAGATCGTGCAGAAGATCGTCCCGGCCGCCAGGATCGTCTACGCGGACAACGACCCGATTGTCCTCCGGCACGCCGAGGCCTTACTCGTGAGCACGCCCGAAGGGGCCACCGGGTACCTCCACACCGACGTACGCCAGCCGCGGGAAGTCCTCGAACACGCGGGCGGTTCACTGGACTTCGGCCGGCCCGTCGCACTGTCACTCGTCGCGGTCCTGCACTTCCTCGGGGACGACGACGACCCGTACGGCGTCACCCGGACCCTCGTCGACGCCCTGCCGTCCGGCAGCCTCCTGATCATCTCGCACGGCACCGCGGACTTTCTGGACCCCGAGCAGGCGAAGAAGATCACCGGCACCTACCGGTCGGGCGGTATCACTCTGCGGCCCCGTACGCGGGCCGAGGTCGAGCGGTTCTTCGACGGGCTCGACCTGGTGGAGCCCGGTCTGGTCCGCGCCCCCGAGTGGTACAAGGACACGCCCGCGCCGGCGAACGAGGAGAGCGGCTTCTACGTCGGAGCGGCACGCGTACGGTGA